The Leptospira venezuelensis genome contains a region encoding:
- a CDS encoding SURF1 family cytochrome oxidase biogenesis protein, with the protein MKIFKPVPPIENSTQIKKQKAYRIKGLKSTKLSANRLVVIRGYFHSAEVLVPGKKDNMDGYWIIKPFTYVRERNPSLGWPYWAALDAVLINVGWIPSEGTNHFYKSLKYDPYFEESVEIRGITTNLIGTENANLKILLEQMNQQVIEDKVPPIVGSEKGFHPLLINLI; encoded by the coding sequence GTGAAGATCTTTAAACCGGTTCCACCGATTGAAAATTCAACTCAGATCAAAAAGCAAAAAGCCTATCGAATCAAGGGGTTAAAAAGTACAAAACTTTCGGCGAATCGACTCGTTGTGATCCGAGGCTATTTTCATTCGGCAGAGGTTTTGGTTCCGGGAAAAAAGGATAACATGGATGGTTATTGGATCATCAAACCATTTACGTATGTTCGGGAAAGGAATCCGTCTTTAGGTTGGCCTTATTGGGCTGCCTTGGACGCGGTATTAATAAACGTGGGTTGGATTCCCTCGGAAGGAACAAATCATTTTTATAAAAGTTTAAAGTATGATCCTTATTTCGAAGAGTCTGTAGAAATTAGAGGAATCACAACGAACTTGATTGGAACAGAAAATGCAAATTTGAAAATTTTATTGGAACAGATGAATCAGCAAGTCATTGAGGATAAAGTTCCTCCCATTGTTGGATCTGAAAAAGGATTCCATCCTCTTTTGATCAATTTAATATAG